The following coding sequences lie in one Mycobacterium gordonae genomic window:
- a CDS encoding type I polyketide synthase, with protein MATAEAEVTAPPTGFAIVGYAARFPGAGDADEFWELLRQGRDAVSEVPRDRWDADEFFDPDPDAPGKVVTRRAGFVDDVAGFDAPFFGLSAREVRLMDPQHRLLLETAWRAVEHSGTAPTALANTNTGVFIGLSTHDYLGMASDELDYPEIEAYMAIGTAAAAAAGRISYRLGLQGPAVTVDTACSSSLVAIHQACQALRLGECDLALAGGANVLLSPATMITFSQAHMLAPDGRCKTFDAAADGYVRGEGCGVIVVKRLADALRDGDRIRAVIRGSAINQDGASGGLTVPNGIAQQRVIAEALHRAGVAPADIGYLEAHGTGTSLGDPIEVQAAGAVLGAGRDDTAPLLIGSAKTNIGHLEAAAGIAGIMKVVLSLEHELLPPHLNFHDPSPHIPWDRLAVRVVKEATPWERNDRRRLAGVSSFGFSGTNAHVIVEEAPAELNAVDAGPDPAGQRFSVLPLSARTPAALTQLAERYRSWLSEHPEAELADVSFSAGVQRSHFEHRAALVANSTDSARELLAALADDRPAPGLVRGECADPPKTAWLFPGQGSQFPGMARELFDREPVFAETVSRCAAVVDGVLERPLLSVIFDAEQLASPDGQDMVRQTAYAQPALFAVEMGLARLWQSWGFEPDVVLGHSVGQYAAACVAGVFSLEDGALLLAERGRLFGNLPAGGRMVAVFTDSERVESLTGEFPRLSVAAYNGANTVLSGPADDLDRAVAGLTAGGVRCERLDTSHAFHSALLDPALDEFEEFANRFEYASPQRILVCNRTGAALGRQVRLDGQYWRRHARQPIEFAKSVATLADLGCKLLLEVGPQPVLTAAALRAWPDPATAPRAIASMRRNSADHRQITEAVADAYVAGHVPQFGALHQDRRRKLDLPTYPFQHRQYWYRDNRTQPTGKTDRSATLRTEAVRLLEDGRIDELAALLDGSGGNQQTIGVLTKLAAQHNRQRETQSIAQDRYEIRWQKSAVAPAGEDTAWLLVVDDPGAVAPLLDALTARDHRHRVVGLPASDADEERLEGVLREAATDEAALRILVLSAVESDTTPSMRSLLRMQHRVIGGARRLFRAAATAELRAPIWLITSGAQQVTPTDAVSPVQSCLWGFGRAASLEHPQAWGGLADLSVGSAAEWSRLIDTVTAGGATEDQVALRDQSVYVPRLVRRAGTPIGTPLALRADATYLVTGGLGSVGLEIAGYLAAHGAAHLVLTGRRAPSNDTQQRIDVLQQQTGCEIRTVAADVANPHDVARLIATVAADLPPLAGIVHAAGEIGSTPLRSLDDAEVDRVFAGKVWGAWNLSEATADMPLDFFLSTSSIASVWGSFGQTAYSAANAFLDGLSWRMREQNYLSVNFGPWAAGMADEQARAQLKKRGVVTLAPGDALAGMAELMVTQSTQGVVARIDWARFLPIYQQTGRRAFLAELERELPESATAPTASGTTKLVEQLTVAPVQRRKRLVVDYLRDVVAEVTRVDAAEIRDEAGFFDLGMDSLMAVELRRRVEHGVGKALPATLAMDYPRLVDVADYLLTDVLHLSAPATAKTAAPVTATAASVDEPIAIVAVACRFPGASDPEAYWELLANGVDAIREIPDDRFDVDEYYDPDPETPGKIYSRCGGYLDAIDGFDPEFFGISPREAVWMDPQQRLMLEIAWEGLERAGYSPAALRGSRSGIFVGVAANEYSHLLTAESVDSIEAHFITGNALNAIAGRVAFALGLEGPAVAVDTACSSSLVAVHEACGALRSGDCDLVLAGGVNVLLSPASLIAASRARMLSPDGRCKTFDAAADGYVRSEGCGILVLKRLSDAVRDGDRIQAVIRGSAVNQDGASSGLTVPNGGAQQRLIAAALARAHVAGSDVDYLEAHGTGTSLGDPIEVQAAAAAYGADRDPNHPLLMGSVKTNIGHLESAAGVAGLIKIVLSLQHQTLPRNLHFENPSPHIPWDSLPVRVVDEATPWHANGRPRRAGVSSFGFTGTNAHVLIEEAPAPEPITAADVPDGPVHVLPLSARSEQALVSLAERYASWLEDHPDADIGDVCYTAGVGRSHFEHRGALVLDSGATPVGGARDMLADLAANRLRPGVLRGTCGDPPTTAWLFTGQGSQYPGMARELFETEPVFAETVQRCADAIDGMLPHPLLEVLFAADRETGETLRHTSFAQPALFAIEMGLARLWQSWGIEPDVVLGHSVGQYAAACVAGVLSLEDGARLMAERGRLFGSLPEGGRMVAVFADARHVEDVANQSPQVSVAAYNGPNTVLSGPGTDLEQIVATFNEEGIRCTWLDTSHAFHSALLDPVLDEFEAYAARLEFNVPTLPLVCNRTGTVLDAETPLNGQYWRRHSRQPVQFADSVRTAAALGCTVLMEIGPQPILTAAAVQVWPEHSAPPRAIVSLRKGADARRQIAEGLAAAYVAGHRPDFAARHRRPGRRLELPTYPFQRRHFWPKSSGVTPGDGAVVSGILGSAKDLASGDAVYTSRLSVKTQPWLAHHVIYGTVVVPGATYAAMALAAVGAPAHVRDVFFYEPIILPDKSSREVQLTLHPLEDGGGWTFRVHSRPYGVREAEWSLNADGTVVSGIEDEHPAQQPESIEAATERLSRTQTQQLFDTFVDMELAWGPTWSTSLKSLWVGEGEAIGDVAIGEELAEHLGSEPIHPVLLDLCTGVAFPAFPALLAAEHGIADLFLPLRYGRVLLAERMPQRFYCRARWHASGLESETQVFDLDFVDRDGRLLGGIREFTVKRAPREALLRGLGGDATRLLYTLGWNEVPAPGSEASGDTTWLVAGFDELAADLPNSLRTNDVVDPGLWSQLFAQAREQGAPISGIVWRSGRRPGADESSVEFAGRLEGELDRLLTLVRTALGQQDLKLPGGVWIVTERAVATEPGEPVDPVQAALWGLGRTVIAEQPQLRCRLIDHDGSEDAVQWLVRLLAAPAAPVTEPEMALRQGKFLVSRLLPWARGGHLTVPRATDYVLAPTERGAIDNLRLVETEVTAPTQGQVQVRVEAAGLNFRDVLNVLGLYPGDPGPIGGDFSGIVTELGDGVSGLEVGQRVFGFMQGAFASRVNVPAQLLAPVPKGLGAVAAASIPAAALTARLAFDWAKLRPGDRVLVHAASGGVGLAAVQLARQCGATVFATASTYKRAALRQLGVEHVYDSRTTDFADQILADTDGAGVDVVLNSLTNEGFLEATVRATARNGRFAEIAKRDIWTPEQMAAVRPDIDYEIVALDGTIMSDPGHIHRLLGEVSDGLGSGEWQPLHAEIYPLTEAKTAFRRMQQARHIGKIVVQMPNPLAPRADRTYLVTGGLGALGLHTASYLAALGAGDIVLTSRHLPDAEAQQAIDAITERYRCRLHVFGADVGDESQLRDLLERIRAELPPLAGVAHLAGLLDDALLPQQSLERFRTTLAPKAFAAWHLHRLTQNDDLEFFIMYSSVSSVLGSPGQANYAAANALLDGLVADRNAQGLTATSVNWGPWAKGGMAASHAARVNLGAQGLIPLDPTAALSALGELFAEGTGQATVIKANWQRTAKVLGGSRPAILDYVLPSAVATTPGDSELLRQLHEIPESQRTDFLTEYLQQEVQSFLRLAQPPAASSRFLDLGTDSLMAVELRNRLLGQFGGALTISATAVFDYPTIRALAEYLAEQLPELLSAAEPAEPAEPADPAPDEPAEPADPAPDEPAEPADG; from the coding sequence ATGGCAACCGCCGAAGCAGAGGTGACGGCGCCGCCAACCGGGTTCGCGATTGTCGGCTACGCGGCGCGCTTCCCGGGCGCCGGTGACGCGGACGAGTTCTGGGAGCTGTTGCGTCAGGGTCGCGACGCCGTGTCGGAGGTGCCCCGGGACCGGTGGGACGCCGACGAATTCTTCGACCCGGACCCGGATGCGCCCGGGAAGGTGGTGACCCGCCGGGCGGGCTTCGTCGACGACGTCGCCGGTTTCGACGCTCCGTTCTTCGGACTGTCGGCGCGTGAGGTCCGGTTGATGGACCCGCAGCACCGGCTGTTGCTGGAGACGGCGTGGCGCGCGGTGGAGCACTCAGGTACCGCGCCGACCGCGTTGGCGAACACCAACACCGGGGTGTTCATCGGCCTTTCCACCCACGACTACCTGGGCATGGCCTCCGACGAACTGGATTATCCGGAGATCGAGGCCTACATGGCCATCGGGACGGCGGCCGCCGCGGCGGCGGGCCGCATCAGTTACCGGCTGGGTCTGCAGGGCCCGGCGGTGACGGTGGACACCGCGTGCAGTTCTTCGCTGGTGGCGATCCATCAGGCCTGTCAGGCGCTGCGGTTGGGCGAGTGTGACCTGGCGCTGGCCGGTGGCGCCAACGTCCTGCTCAGCCCGGCGACCATGATCACCTTCTCGCAGGCGCACATGCTGGCGCCCGACGGCCGGTGCAAGACATTCGACGCCGCCGCGGACGGTTATGTGCGCGGCGAGGGTTGCGGCGTCATCGTCGTGAAGCGGCTGGCGGACGCGCTCCGGGACGGTGACCGGATCCGCGCGGTGATCCGGGGCAGCGCGATCAATCAGGACGGCGCATCGGGCGGTCTGACGGTGCCCAACGGTATCGCCCAGCAGCGGGTCATCGCTGAGGCGCTGCACCGGGCCGGCGTCGCGCCTGCCGACATCGGGTACTTGGAGGCGCACGGGACCGGTACCTCGCTGGGCGATCCTATCGAGGTCCAGGCCGCCGGCGCCGTGCTCGGAGCAGGACGCGACGACACCGCGCCGCTGCTGATCGGGTCGGCGAAGACCAACATCGGCCACTTGGAGGCCGCGGCCGGGATCGCCGGGATCATGAAGGTCGTGCTGTCGCTCGAACACGAGCTGTTGCCGCCGCACCTGAATTTCCACGACCCGTCCCCGCACATCCCGTGGGACCGCCTCGCGGTGCGTGTCGTCAAGGAGGCCACGCCCTGGGAACGTAACGACCGACGGCGGTTGGCCGGGGTCAGCTCGTTCGGGTTCTCCGGGACCAACGCGCACGTGATCGTCGAGGAAGCACCCGCGGAGCTGAATGCGGTTGACGCGGGGCCCGATCCGGCCGGGCAACGGTTCAGCGTGCTGCCGCTGTCCGCGCGCACGCCGGCCGCGTTGACCCAACTCGCCGAGCGCTACCGCAGCTGGTTGAGCGAGCATCCCGAAGCGGAGCTGGCGGATGTGAGCTTCTCGGCCGGAGTGCAGCGATCCCATTTCGAGCACCGCGCTGCGCTGGTGGCCAATTCGACGGATTCGGCGCGTGAGCTCCTCGCTGCCCTCGCCGACGATCGCCCGGCGCCGGGGCTGGTGCGCGGCGAGTGCGCTGATCCGCCGAAGACAGCGTGGTTGTTCCCGGGGCAGGGCAGCCAGTTCCCGGGCATGGCGCGCGAGTTGTTCGACCGCGAGCCGGTGTTCGCCGAGACGGTCAGCCGGTGTGCGGCGGTGGTCGACGGCGTGCTCGAAAGGCCGTTGTTAAGTGTCATTTTCGACGCTGAGCAGCTGGCCAGTCCGGACGGCCAGGACATGGTGCGGCAGACGGCCTACGCGCAGCCCGCGTTGTTCGCGGTGGAAATGGGCCTGGCCCGGCTCTGGCAGTCGTGGGGTTTCGAACCCGACGTGGTGCTGGGTCACAGTGTCGGCCAGTATGCGGCGGCCTGTGTGGCCGGCGTGTTCAGTCTGGAAGACGGGGCGTTGTTACTCGCCGAGCGTGGCCGCTTGTTCGGAAATTTGCCTGCCGGCGGGCGGATGGTGGCGGTCTTCACCGACAGCGAGCGGGTCGAAAGTCTCACCGGGGAGTTTCCGCGCCTGTCGGTGGCCGCCTACAACGGCGCCAACACCGTGCTGTCGGGGCCTGCCGACGACCTGGATCGCGCGGTGGCTGGGCTGACGGCCGGCGGTGTTCGCTGCGAGCGGCTCGACACCAGCCACGCGTTCCATTCGGCGCTGTTGGATCCGGCCCTCGACGAGTTCGAGGAGTTCGCGAACCGGTTCGAATACGCTTCGCCGCAGCGGATTCTGGTGTGCAACCGGACCGGTGCGGCGCTGGGCAGGCAAGTGCGACTCGACGGGCAGTACTGGCGTCGTCACGCCCGACAGCCGATCGAGTTCGCCAAGAGCGTCGCCACTTTGGCCGACTTGGGCTGCAAGCTGCTGCTGGAGGTCGGCCCGCAACCGGTGCTGACCGCGGCAGCGCTGCGCGCCTGGCCGGATCCGGCGACCGCGCCGCGGGCGATCGCGTCGATGCGCCGAAACAGCGCCGACCACCGCCAGATCACCGAAGCCGTGGCCGACGCCTACGTCGCCGGTCATGTGCCCCAGTTCGGTGCCCTGCACCAGGACCGGCGGCGCAAGCTCGACCTGCCCACCTATCCGTTCCAGCACCGTCAGTACTGGTACCGCGACAACCGGACCCAGCCGACCGGCAAGACCGACCGGTCGGCGACGCTGCGCACCGAAGCCGTCCGGCTGCTCGAGGACGGCCGGATCGACGAACTTGCCGCATTGCTGGACGGCTCGGGCGGCAATCAGCAGACCATCGGCGTGCTGACAAAGCTTGCCGCCCAACACAACCGACAGCGCGAGACGCAGTCCATCGCGCAGGACCGGTACGAGATCCGGTGGCAGAAGTCGGCGGTTGCGCCGGCCGGCGAGGACACCGCCTGGTTGCTCGTCGTCGACGACCCCGGGGCCGTTGCGCCACTGCTCGATGCGCTGACGGCACGCGACCACCGGCACCGCGTCGTCGGGCTACCGGCCTCCGACGCCGACGAGGAACGCCTCGAAGGCGTCCTGCGCGAAGCGGCCACCGACGAAGCTGCGTTGCGCATTCTGGTCCTGTCCGCCGTCGAGTCGGACACCACGCCGTCGATGCGGTCGTTGCTGCGGATGCAGCACCGGGTGATCGGCGGGGCACGGCGACTGTTCCGGGCCGCGGCGACCGCCGAACTTCGCGCTCCGATCTGGCTGATAACCTCTGGCGCGCAACAGGTTACCCCGACCGACGCGGTTTCTCCGGTGCAGAGCTGCCTGTGGGGCTTCGGTCGGGCGGCCTCGCTCGAACATCCCCAGGCATGGGGTGGACTGGCAGATCTGTCGGTCGGCAGCGCCGCCGAGTGGTCGCGGCTGATCGACACCGTCACGGCCGGTGGTGCGACCGAAGACCAAGTGGCGCTGCGGGATCAATCGGTCTACGTCCCGCGGCTGGTCCGCCGGGCCGGCACGCCGATCGGAACACCGCTGGCACTTCGTGCCGACGCGACGTATCTGGTGACCGGTGGCCTGGGCTCGGTCGGGCTGGAGATCGCCGGTTACCTGGCCGCCCACGGCGCTGCGCATCTGGTGCTGACCGGCCGGCGCGCGCCGAGCAACGACACGCAGCAGCGTATCGACGTGCTGCAACAGCAGACGGGCTGCGAGATCCGGACCGTCGCCGCCGACGTCGCCAATCCGCATGATGTCGCCCGCCTGATCGCCACGGTGGCCGCGGACCTACCGCCGCTGGCCGGCATCGTGCACGCCGCCGGTGAGATCGGCAGCACCCCGCTGCGCAGCCTGGACGACGCCGAGGTCGATCGCGTCTTCGCCGGAAAGGTTTGGGGTGCATGGAATTTGAGTGAAGCAACGGCCGACATGCCGCTGGACTTCTTCCTCAGCACCTCCTCTATCGCATCGGTATGGGGCAGCTTCGGCCAGACCGCCTACAGCGCGGCCAACGCTTTCCTCGACGGGTTGTCGTGGCGGATGCGCGAGCAGAACTATCTCAGCGTCAACTTCGGTCCCTGGGCGGCGGGCATGGCCGACGAACAGGCCCGAGCGCAGCTCAAGAAGCGCGGGGTGGTGACCCTGGCGCCTGGCGACGCTCTGGCCGGCATGGCCGAGCTGATGGTCACGCAGTCGACGCAAGGGGTGGTGGCCCGCATCGACTGGGCCCGCTTCCTGCCCATCTATCAGCAGACCGGTCGGCGGGCGTTCCTGGCCGAACTGGAACGGGAGTTGCCCGAGTCGGCGACGGCGCCGACGGCGTCGGGAACCACGAAGCTGGTCGAGCAGCTCACGGTCGCTCCGGTGCAACGGCGCAAGAGGCTCGTCGTGGACTACCTGCGCGACGTCGTCGCGGAGGTCACGCGCGTCGACGCCGCCGAGATTCGCGACGAGGCAGGGTTCTTCGACCTCGGCATGGATTCGCTGATGGCCGTGGAACTACGGCGCCGGGTCGAGCACGGCGTCGGCAAAGCGCTGCCGGCGACCCTGGCCATGGACTACCCGCGGCTGGTCGATGTGGCGGATTATCTGCTCACCGACGTGCTGCACCTGAGTGCTCCGGCAACAGCGAAAACAGCGGCACCGGTCACGGCGACGGCCGCCTCGGTGGACGAGCCGATCGCCATCGTCGCGGTAGCCTGCCGCTTCCCGGGCGCCTCCGATCCCGAGGCGTACTGGGAGCTGCTGGCCAACGGTGTCGACGCGATCCGCGAAATCCCGGACGATCGCTTCGACGTCGATGAGTATTACGACCCCGATCCCGAGACACCGGGCAAGATCTACAGCCGCTGTGGGGGATACCTCGACGCGATCGACGGATTCGATCCTGAGTTCTTCGGGATCTCGCCCCGGGAAGCCGTGTGGATGGATCCGCAGCAGCGGTTGATGCTGGAGATCGCCTGGGAAGGCCTGGAACGTGCTGGCTATTCGCCGGCGGCGTTGCGCGGCAGCCGAAGTGGCATCTTCGTCGGGGTGGCGGCCAACGAGTATTCGCATCTGTTGACCGCCGAGTCGGTCGACAGCATCGAAGCCCACTTCATCACCGGCAACGCGCTCAACGCGATCGCGGGACGCGTCGCCTTCGCGCTCGGTCTGGAGGGGCCGGCGGTGGCGGTCGACACCGCCTGCAGTTCGTCGCTGGTGGCCGTGCACGAAGCGTGCGGAGCCCTGCGTTCCGGCGACTGCGATCTGGTGCTGGCCGGCGGCGTGAACGTGCTGTTGAGCCCGGCATCCCTCATCGCGGCCTCCCGGGCCAGGATGCTGTCGCCTGACGGCCGGTGCAAGACCTTCGACGCCGCCGCCGACGGGTATGTACGCAGCGAGGGCTGCGGCATCCTGGTGCTCAAGAGGCTCAGCGATGCGGTGCGCGACGGCGACCGCATTCAGGCGGTCATCCGGGGCAGCGCGGTCAACCAGGATGGCGCGTCCAGCGGCCTCACGGTGCCCAATGGTGGTGCACAGCAACGGCTTATCGCTGCGGCGCTGGCTCGGGCGCACGTTGCCGGCAGCGACGTCGACTATCTCGAGGCGCATGGTACGGGCACGTCGCTGGGTGACCCGATCGAGGTGCAGGCCGCCGCGGCGGCCTACGGCGCCGACCGCGACCCGAATCACCCGCTGCTGATGGGATCGGTGAAGACCAACATCGGACACCTGGAATCAGCGGCCGGGGTCGCCGGTCTGATCAAGATCGTGCTGTCCCTGCAACACCAGACCCTCCCGCGGAACCTGCATTTCGAGAACCCGTCACCGCACATCCCGTGGGACTCGCTACCGGTGCGCGTCGTGGACGAAGCCACCCCGTGGCACGCCAACGGCCGCCCGCGGCGTGCCGGTGTGAGTTCCTTCGGCTTCACCGGCACCAACGCGCACGTCCTGATCGAAGAGGCGCCGGCACCGGAGCCGATCACCGCAGCCGACGTTCCCGACGGGCCCGTGCATGTGCTGCCGCTCTCGGCGCGGTCCGAGCAGGCCCTGGTGTCGTTGGCGGAGCGGTACGCGTCCTGGCTGGAGGATCATCCCGACGCCGACATCGGTGACGTCTGCTACACCGCGGGTGTCGGGCGTTCGCATTTCGAACACCGGGGCGCCCTCGTCCTGGATTCCGGCGCCACCCCGGTTGGGGGGGCCCGCGACATGCTTGCCGATCTGGCCGCAAACCGGTTGCGCCCCGGCGTATTACGTGGCACGTGCGGCGACCCGCCGACGACGGCGTGGTTGTTCACCGGACAGGGCAGCCAGTATCCGGGCATGGCGCGCGAGCTCTTCGAGACCGAGCCGGTATTCGCCGAAACCGTGCAACGGTGCGCGGACGCGATCGACGGCATGCTGCCGCATCCGTTGCTGGAGGTGCTGTTCGCGGCGGACCGGGAAACCGGAGAAACCCTGCGCCACACCTCTTTCGCCCAGCCTGCCCTGTTCGCGATCGAGATGGGTCTGGCCCGGTTGTGGCAGTCGTGGGGGATCGAGCCCGACGTGGTGCTCGGGCACAGCGTGGGCCAGTATGCGGCGGCGTGTGTGGCCGGAGTGCTCAGCCTCGAGGACGGTGCGCGGCTGATGGCCGAACGGGGTCGGCTGTTCGGCAGCCTGCCCGAGGGCGGACGGATGGTGGCGGTCTTCGCCGACGCCCGCCACGTGGAGGACGTCGCCAATCAGTCCCCGCAGGTGTCGGTTGCCGCGTACAACGGCCCCAACACCGTGCTGTCGGGTCCTGGCACCGACCTGGAACAGATCGTCGCCACGTTCAACGAGGAGGGAATCCGCTGCACCTGGCTGGACACCAGCCATGCCTTCCACTCCGCGTTGCTGGACCCGGTGCTCGACGAATTCGAGGCGTACGCGGCGCGGCTGGAGTTCAATGTTCCCACGCTGCCGCTGGTCTGCAACCGCACCGGCACCGTCCTTGACGCCGAAACCCCGCTGAATGGCCAGTATTGGCGTCGGCACTCCCGCCAGCCCGTGCAGTTCGCCGACAGTGTGCGCACGGCCGCGGCGCTGGGCTGCACGGTGTTGATGGAGATCGGCCCGCAGCCGATCCTCACCGCCGCGGCGGTGCAGGTCTGGCCGGAACACTCGGCGCCGCCGCGCGCCATCGTCTCGTTGCGCAAGGGCGCCGACGCACGACGACAGATCGCCGAAGGCTTGGCAGCCGCCTACGTCGCCGGGCATCGGCCGGACTTCGCCGCCCGCCACCGGCGACCGGGTCGCAGGCTCGAGCTGCCCACCTACCCCTTCCAGCGCCGGCACTTCTGGCCCAAGAGTTCCGGTGTCACCCCCGGCGACGGTGCCGTGGTGTCCGGAATATTGGGTAGCGCAAAGGATCTCGCTTCCGGTGACGCCGTCTATACCAGCCGGCTGTCGGTCAAGACGCAGCCCTGGCTGGCTCACCACGTCATCTACGGAACCGTCGTGGTCCCGGGTGCGACGTACGCCGCGATGGCCCTGGCCGCCGTCGGTGCCCCCGCGCATGTCCGGGACGTCTTTTTCTATGAGCCGATCATCCTGCCGGACAAGAGTTCTCGTGAAGTCCAGCTGACGTTGCATCCGCTCGAGGACGGCGGCGGCTGGACGTTCCGGGTGCACAGCCGACCCTATGGCGTGCGCGAGGCGGAGTGGTCGCTGAACGCCGACGGCACCGTGGTCAGCGGCATCGAAGACGAGCACCCGGCGCAGCAGCCGGAATCGATCGAGGCGGCAACCGAGCGGTTGAGTCGCACCCAGACCCAGCAGTTGTTCGACACCTTCGTCGACATGGAGTTGGCCTGGGGCCCGACCTGGTCCACTTCCCTGAAGTCGTTGTGGGTGGGCGAGGGTGAGGCTATCGGCGACGTCGCCATCGGGGAAGAACTCGCCGAGCACCTCGGCAGCGAGCCGATCCACCCGGTGCTGCTGGACCTTTGCACCGGAGTCGCCTTCCCGGCATTCCCGGCGTTGCTGGCGGCCGAACACGGCATCGCGGATCTGTTCCTGCCGTTGCGCTACGGGCGGGTATTGCTGGCCGAGCGGATGCCGCAGCGGTTCTATTGCCGCGCACGGTGGCACGCAAGCGGCCTGGAAAGCGAAACGCAAGTTTTCGATCTCGATTTCGTGGACCGCGACGGTCGCCTGCTGGGCGGAATCCGCGAATTCACCGTGAAGCGCGCACCCCGGGAGGCGTTGCTGCGTGGGCTGGGAGGCGACGCCACCCGGCTGCTGTACACCCTCGGCTGGAACGAGGTGCCTGCACCGGGATCGGAGGCGTCCGGCGACACCACGTGGTTGGTGGCCGGGTTCGACGAGCTGGCGGCGGACCTGCCGAACAGCCTGCGCACTAACGACGTCGTGGATCCCGGGCTTTGGTCGCAGCTGTTCGCGCAGGCCAGGGAGCAGGGTGCCCCGATCTCCGGCATCGTCTGGCGCAGCGGCCGGCGGCCGGGCGCCGACGAGTCGAGCGTGGAGTTCGCCGGACGTCTGGAGGGCGAGCTCGACCGGCTGTTGACTCTGGTGCGGACCGCGCTGGGTCAGCAAGACCTGAAACTGCCTGGGGGGGTGTGGATCGTCACCGAGCGGGCCGTGGCGACCGAGCCCGGGGAACCGGTCGACCCCGTGCAGGCCGCGTTGTGGGGCCTGGGTCGCACGGTCATCGCCGAGCAGCCACAGTTGCGCTGCCGGCTGATCGACCATGACGGCTCCGAGGACGCCGTGCAGTGGCTGGTGCGGCTGTTGGCCGCGCCGGCGGCGCCCGTCACCGAGCCCGAAATGGCACTGCGGCAAGGGAAATTCCTGGTATCGCGGCTGCTGCCATGGGCGCGCGGCGGACACCTCACGGTGCCCCGCGCCACCGACTATGTGTTGGCGCCGACCGAACGCGGTGCCATCGACAACCTCCGTCTGGTCGAGACCGAGGTGACGGCGCCGACGCAGGGTCAGGTGCAGGTCCGGGTCGAGGCCGCGGGTCTGAATTTCCGGGACGTGCTCAATGTGCTCGGTCTTTATCCTGGCGACCCGGGACCCATCGGTGGCGACTTCTCCGGCATCGTCACCGAGTTGGGCGACGGTGTCAGCGGACTCGAGGTGGGCCAGCGCGTCTTCGGCTTCATGCAGGGCGCGTTCGCCAGTCGGGTCAACGTGCCTGCGCAGTTGCTGGCTCCGGTGCCCAAGGGTCTGGGTGCGGTCGCCGCTGCGAGCATCCCGGCGGCGGCGCTCACCGCGCGCCTGGCGTTCGACTGGGCCAAGCTGCGGCCGGGGGACCGGGTGCTGGTGCACGCCGCCAGTGGCGGCGTCGGCCTGGCGGCCGTCCAACTGGCGCGGCAGTGCGGCGCAACGGTGTTCGCCACCGCCAGCACCTACAAGCGTGCCGCGCTGCGCCAGCTGGGTGTGGAGCACGTGTACGACTCGCGCACTACGGATTTCGCGGACCAGATCCTGGCCGACACCGACGGCGCCGGAGTCGACGTCGTGCTGAACAGCCTGACCAATGAGGGATTCCTGGAGGCGACCGTGCGTGCCACCGCCCGCAACGGCCGGTTCGCTGAGATCGCCAAGCGCGATATCTGGACACCCGAGCAGATGGCCGCGGTGCGCCCTGACATCGACTACGAGATCGTGGCGTTGGACGGCACCATCATGAGCGACCCGGGGCACATCCATCGGCTGCTGGGTGAAGTTTCGGACGGGCTCGGGAGCGGGGAGTGGCAGCCGCTGCACGCCGAGATCTATCCGCTGACCGAGGCGAAGACGGCGTTCCGGCGCATGCAGCAGGCCCGGCATATCGGCAAGATCGTGGTGCAGATGCCGAATCCGCTTGCGCCACGCGCAGATCGGACCTATCTGGTCACCGGAGGCCTGGGTGCGCTCGGTCTGCACACCGCGTCGTATCTGGCCGCGCTGGGTGCCGGCGACATCGTGCTGACCAGCCGGCATCTGCCGGACGCCGAGGCACAGCAGGCGATCGACGCCATCACCGAGCGCTACCGGTGCCGGCTGCACGTCTTCGGCGCCGACGTGGGCGACGAGTCCCAGCTCAGAGATTTGCTGGAGCGTATTCGCGCCGAGCTGCCGCCGCTGGCCGGGGTGGCACACCTGGCGGGCCTGCTCGATGACGCGCTGCTACCTCAGCAGAGTCTGGAACGGTTTCGGACGACGTTGGCGCCCAAAGCGTTTGCGGCATGGCATCTGCACCGGTTGACCCAGAACGACGACCTGGAATTCTTCATCATGTACTCCTCGGTCTCCAGCGTCCTCGGTTCACCGGGTCAGGCGAACTATGCCGCCGCCAACGCCCTGCTGGACGGGCTGGTCGCCGATCGCAACGCCCAGGGCTTGACCGCCACCAGCGTCAACTGGGGACCGTGGGCCAAGGGCGGCATGGCCGCGTCGCACGCCGCGCGTGTCAATCTCGGTGCCCAGGGCCTGATTCCGCTCGACCCCACCGCCGCGCTGAGCGCGCTCGGCGAGCTGTTCGCCGAGGGCACCGGGCAGGCGACCGTCATCAAGGCCAATTGGCAGCGTACGGCGAAGGTGCTGGGTGGTTCCCGTCCTGCGATCCTCGACTACGTGCTGCCCAGTGCTGTGGCGACCACGCCGGGGGACAGCGAGTTGCTTCGCCAGTTGCACGAGATACCCGAGTCGCAACGGACCGATTTCCTGACCGAGTATCTGCAGCAGGAGGTGCAGAGCTTCCTTCGGCTCGCCCAACCGCCCGCGGCCAGCAGCCGATTCCTGGACCTGGGCACCGACTCCCTGATGGCGGTCGAACTGCGCAACCGGTTGCTCGGACAATTCGGTGGCGCACTGACGATCAGCGCCACCGCGGTGTTCGACTATCCGACCATCAGGGCGCTCGCCGAGTACCTGGCCGAGCAGCTACCGGAGCTGTTGTCGGCAGCCGAACCAGCCGAACCGGCCGAACCGGCCGACCCCGCCCCGGACGAACCTGCCGAACCGGCCGACCCCGCCCCGGACGAACCGGCCGAACCGGCCGACGGCTAG